A segment of the Acidaminococcales bacterium genome:
AGCCCCTCACCGGCTTTCGTCCCTGTTCGGCACGGGCAAGTCCGCGCAAAGGGAAAAATACATGCGCAGCCATATAATATTTGGCGCGGAAATCATCGACAAACCGCCGCTAATGCGTTTGTATCTGTATCACATACCGTCCGCCCGCTACAAAGATGCCGACTTTGACCCCGAAAGCTCCAGTTATAAAACCGGCCTCTCCAGCAATTGGCTGGAATGGGTTTTTGCCATAGCGACTTCTTTTTTGCTGGTAAGTTTCTTGGTGCCTTTTGGCATGGCTTATGTGAAATTGGCGCCGTTTGAGTCCGCCGATCTTTTTTCCCTGCCCTTTATTTTTATTTACAACACCTTGATCGTCCTTATCCCTTTTGTCATTTTCCGCATAGTCCTTATGCCCATGCGCAGGGTGTGGGCGTCGCGGCATGGCAGGATCGAGATATTGCAGGCGGAAGTCGCCCGCGACCAAGTGTTTATGCCGCTCCTGCGCGAATGGATCGTCCTTTTGCAGACGCTTGAGGGCATACCGTTCCCGCATAGCCTGCTGAAAAAAATCCGCTCTTTCCTTATCAAGATCGGCGTGCAAAAATACTGGCTTGTGGACAAAATAAGCCTTATCGAAAAAAGGCGGCGCATCTACGCCAAAATAATCGCGCTAAGTTACGTGGGCGTCTGCCTCATCGAAGCCCTGTTCCTGACCGGCGCGATGCCTACGCCGCAATTTCTCGCCAACAGCGCCAACAAGCTGCTCGAGCTCATCTTTTTGCAAAGATAAATCTCCCGCGCGCGGCGCGGGAGATTTATCGGACTTTCTATAGCGTCCTCATCGCATTAAAATTTTTTAAAGGCAGAGCCTTTTGCCCCGCAGATCGGACAAGCGCCTTCGTAAGGCCCTTCGTGTATATAGCCGCAGATCGGGCAAAGATAGTAATCGGAGCTGTCCGCCTTGCCGAGGTTGTCCAAAACTTTTTGGTAAAGTTCGGCGTGCACTTTTTCCGCCGCCGCCGCCTGTTCAAAAATGCGTTGGGCCGCCGGTTGTTTTTCCTCTTTGGCGTACTCGATGAATTCCGGGTACATGCTCTTGAATTCGTGCGTTTCCCCCGCTACGGCGTCTTTTAAGTTTTCCGCCGTGTCCTTTACCTTGCCCAGCGCTTTAAATTCGGCGAGCGCGTGCAAGGTTTCCGCCTCCGCCGCCGCCCGGAAAAGTTTAGCCGCCTGTTTGTACCCCTGCGCGTCGGCCTGCGCGGCGTAAGCCGTGTACTTTCTGTTGGCCTGCGATTCCCCCGCAAAAGCGGCCGCCAGTCCCTGCATTGTTTTTTCCATAATGAAGTCCCCCTTGTTGATAATATATTTTTTACTATCTAATAATTATTATCTATTATTTTTCATTTTTTGTCAAGCCGTTGTTGCGAAAAATTGCTCGCCGGGACGATTATGCCTCGCAGCAAGGATCCGGGCCTTACCGGTTGGATTTTCCCGCTCGCCAGAAACGCAAAACAAAAACAAATATAAGGCGCGAAGCGCGCCAATCCCGGCAAGCCAGCTCAGCCGCCGCAATTTTCGGTGACATGCCGGCGGCGGACGGAAACGGCCGGGCAATTATGGCGACAAAGCAATAAAGAAACGCTCAGAAGGAGAAAAACATGAGCCTTAACGCAAAAAAAGCCGCCGATATCATTAAAAAGGCCGGCGGCGCGGCCATTGAAGAAAAATCCATTGCCGCCATCCCGCACGGCTTTGCCGGGCTGCTGCCGGGCGGGGCGCAGCTCGTCTGTTTGACCGAAGGCCCCTGCGCCTTCGCCGACCGGCTGGAATGTACGCGCGATGAGTACAGGTATGGCGTGAGGGTGCGCGTCGCGCCCGCCAACAACAAAAACTCACAGGCGCTGCGCCTTTTCCTCAAATGGACGGCTCCCGCCGCTTGCGGCGGACAGACGCCCAGCCTCGGCATCGAAGATGATTTTGGCTTGCTGCTGCCGAGTTTCGTGGAAAGCCTGTCCGCTGGGGGAATAAAACCGGTTCTCGTTTCCCGCCAAGACAAAGCGGAAAGCCTGTCTGCGGCGATGGGCGAAGCGGCCTGGCAAATCTTGGGCGCCGGGCTGTCCACCGGCTATGGCGCGGAGTTTTCCGCCGCCACCGATGAAAGGGAGATCATGAACGCCCTTTTGTGCGGATACACCGGCATCGTCATCGACTGCCGGGGCAAGGCGTCGCCGGCCGCGCTGCTGTTTTCCGAACGGGAAGCGGCGTCCGCCGGAGAAAAATTGCCGGCGGAGTTCATGTCCGCCCTGAACGAATATTATGGGGGGAAAAGTTTCGTGCTCGGACAATGGGGCAAAATATCCTACACCCGCCTTGATTTGATCCGGCTGGCTTTATGCTACGGCGAAGCGATCGCCTATATCCAGTATATATACAACGCTTATTTCAAAGGCGCCCCTTGGCCGATAGACCTTTCCGCAAAGCTGGGCGACTTGACGCCGCACGCCCACTACCTTATCGGCACGGAACTTAGCCGGGCGGGCGTCCGCATAGCCGCCGTCGGGATAAATCCTCTCAGCCCGTCCTTTCCGGCAAACATCGCCATAGCCGGCGCTTTAGGCCACAAACTGCGGATAGACGCGCCCGGCGAGCAAGGGCGGCGGCGTCTGCTGGACATGGAGAACAAAGACAAATGCCTCTTTGACCTGCGCCGGGCAAAAGGGCGCGGCTTGCTTGCCGCCCGCGCCGTATTGGAAGAGAGCGGGATCCGGTTGGCCGGACATTCATGCGAGGGCGCGGCGCCGGAAATGCCCGCGCAGGAGAAAGCTGCCCTGCGCGATGCCCTGCGCGGGCATGAACAACTCTACGTCAGCCGGTTGCGCCAAGAACTGGCGGAGGAAAAAGCCCTGCTGGAAAAATTGCTCGGCCGGGCATAACGGCGCCTATTTTATCCATTTGTCGTAGAGCCCTTCCAGCGTTCCGTTGACTTTGGCGTTAGACAGCCATAAATTGACAAAATCCAAAAGCTCGCGATCGGCTTTTCGGAAAAAGTACCCACCCGTGTCGCGCGTCAGGGTTTTTTCCACGAAGGCGCCAGCCAGCCGCGCGTCCTTTGCCGTGTATTTTTTCACTTCGACGTTCTCGCTGACCATAACGTCCAATTCGCCGCTGGCGACGCGGCCGGGGATGGACATGTTGTCGTTGATTACGACGATATTGGCCTTGGCGAGGTTGGCGCGGGCGAACCGCTCGTTTGTCCCGCCCGGGTTCACCCCCACTTTTACGTCAGGTTGGTTGACCGCTTCCAATTTGGAAAATTTATTTTGATCCGTTTTGCGGATGATGAGGGATTTGCCGAAATAATAGACAATGTCGGAAAGCTGACCGTCCTTTTGCCTTGCCGTCGTCCTGGTTATGCCGCCCGCCGCCATGTCGAACTTGCCGGCGAGCAGGTCCTTGGTCAAATCCGGCCAGGACGATTTAACGAATATGACTTCCACGCCCAGAGCCTGGCCGATTGTTTTGGCGGCGTCAACGTCATGCCCGATGTATTCGCCGTCATAATCAGGAAAAGCAAAAGGTTCATAGTCGCCCGGCACGCCTACAAACAAAACCTTGGAATCGACGATTTCCGACAGCGCCCTCGCCTGGGCCGCCCCGCCCGCCGTTGCCATAACGCATAAGGCCGCCAGCAGCAATAAAGTTTGTTTTGCCGTTTTTAAAATCATTTCCAAACACTCCTCGCCAAAATTCTCATGCCGATAATGATACCATTATAACAGCAAACGCGCCGCGAACTCAATACCTTGCGCGGCCGCTCAAGACAATTGCCGGGGTGATAAATTTGTACAAAAAAATACTTGTTTCCATAGACGACAGCGAAAGGGCCTTTAAAGCCCTGGCGCACGCCGCGCGCCTTGCCAAGGCGTCGGGGGCCGCCCTTTTTACCTTGTACATCGTAAAGCCCGACAGTGCCGGCGGCGGCGCGGAACTGTCCGCGCATTTGCCGCCCCTGAAAAAGAAATTGGATGAATACCTGCCCGGCCTTACGCAAGAGAACAATTTTCTCCTGCGCCAGGGGAAAAATATCGCCAACATCATTACCGCGACGGCGGACGAGCTGGAATGCGATCTTATCGTGCTCGGCAGCCGGCGACTGCCCGGCGCGCGCTCGGTCATAGCGCGCAGCGTAAACAACGCGGTGATCAGCCTGTGCCAAAAGCCTGTGCTGATAGTCTGAAAATATCCAAATAGGTTCCCTTTAAGAACCGGCGGCCGGCAAACAGCCCTTGCCGCCCCGTCAAAATTGTGGTAGACTGGAAAATAGGCATGGAAGGGTATGACCCTATCTGAAGCGCCAAAGCTCGGCAAATTATAAATAACCGCTTGGATCCCGCGTGACTGAGACGGACGATGGTAATTCATTTTACCGATTTTTCGGCAGGTTTTGTCTTTGCGCTTTCCCGGCGGGGAAAGCGCTTTTTATTTTAAGCAAAAGGTTTGTTTTATGGATAAATCGATCGGAGTCATCGGCGCGGGGCGTTTGGGCCGCGCCCTGGCCGCCCGGCTGAAAGAAAAAGGCTGCGCCGTAGCCGGCGTTACCTGCGCTACTTTTGACGAATGCCGCCGCGCGGCAAAAGCCGCCGGCGTCAGGCCGTTCGCCGACAATGGCGCGTTGGCCGCGGCCAGCGACATATTGTTCATCACCGTCCCGGACGCCATGATTGCCGCCACGGCCGCAGACATCCTGGCCAAAGGCGTCAAAGACGGCGCGGTCTTGCTGCATTGCAGCGGCGCTTTGAGCGCTTTCGCCCTGCCGCCGGATCCGCGCGTTTCAAGGGGCGGTTTCCATCCTCTGCAAAGTTTCGCGGACAAAGGCGCCGTTTTTGAAAATATATACGTAGCTGTCGGCGGCGACCCGCAGGCGCTGCCGACAATGCTAAATCTTTGCGCCGCCCTGGGCGCAAAGGCCATGTCCGTCCCGGATGCCGACCGCCCGCTTTATCACGCGGCCGCCTGCATGGCTTCCAACCATCTCGTCGCGCTTTTGGCTGCGGCCGAAAATATCTTTGCCCGTTGGGCGGACAGCCCCGCCGGGGCGCGCGCGGCCTTTTGGCCGCTGGTCGAGGGCGCTTTGCGCAATTTGCAAAGCTTAGGGCCGGAAAAGGCCCTCACCGGGCCTATCGCCCGGGGCGACAGCCAAACGGTCGGCAGCCATTTGCAGGCCCTGCCGCCCGAATATATCGGCCTTTATAAAATCCTCAGCCGGCAAACCCTTTGCCTTGCCCAAAAGTCCGGCAGCCTGACGGCGGAGAAAATAAAAGAATTGGGCGAAATGTTAAGATAATGCCTCCCGGCCAAAACATGGATAAAACGGCTTTGCGGCCTCCCCCGCCGGAACGCGGAACCGGTTTTTTATCGTTTAAACTGCCCGCACTGCGGGCGGCGGAAAGAAAAAAACAAAAGGATGTGCGAAATGGGCAACAAACGAATTACCACCGCAACGGTCAGGCAGATGAAAAAAGACGGCCGGCCGCTCGTCATGATCACCGCCTACGATTACCCTTGGGCCAAGATGTTTGACGCGGCCGGCGCGGATGTTATCCTGGTCGGCGACTCGCTGGGCAATGTGGCGCTCGGCTATGACTCCACGCTCCCTGTTACCATGGA
Coding sequences within it:
- a CDS encoding DUF2520 domain-containing protein; translation: MDKSIGVIGAGRLGRALAARLKEKGCAVAGVTCATFDECRRAAKAAGVRPFADNGALAAASDILFITVPDAMIAATAADILAKGVKDGAVLLHCSGALSAFALPPDPRVSRGGFHPLQSFADKGAVFENIYVAVGGDPQALPTMLNLCAALGAKAMSVPDADRPLYHAAACMASNHLVALLAAAENIFARWADSPAGARAAFWPLVEGALRNLQSLGPEKALTGPIARGDSQTVGSHLQALPPEYIGLYKILSRQTLCLAQKSGSLTAEKIKELGEMLR
- a CDS encoding transporter substrate-binding domain-containing protein, yielding MILKTAKQTLLLLAALCVMATAGGAAQARALSEIVDSKVLFVGVPGDYEPFAFPDYDGEYIGHDVDAAKTIGQALGVEVIFVKSSWPDLTKDLLAGKFDMAAGGITRTTARQKDGQLSDIVYYFGKSLIIRKTDQNKFSKLEAVNQPDVKVGVNPGGTNERFARANLAKANIVVINDNMSIPGRVASGELDVMVSENVEVKKYTAKDARLAGAFVEKTLTRDTGGYFFRKADRELLDFVNLWLSNAKVNGTLEGLYDKWIK
- a CDS encoding rubrerythrin family protein, which produces MEKTMQGLAAAFAGESQANRKYTAYAAQADAQGYKQAAKLFRAAAEAETLHALAEFKALGKVKDTAENLKDAVAGETHEFKSMYPEFIEYAKEEKQPAAQRIFEQAAAAEKVHAELYQKVLDNLGKADSSDYYLCPICGYIHEGPYEGACPICGAKGSAFKKF
- a CDS encoding universal stress protein → MYKKILVSIDDSERAFKALAHAARLAKASGAALFTLYIVKPDSAGGGAELSAHLPPLKKKLDEYLPGLTQENNFLLRQGKNIANIITATADELECDLIVLGSRRLPGARSVIARSVNNAVISLCQKPVLIV